GTTTCCTACCACGGTTATGTCAACATCGCGCCTATCGGTGTGGAATCTCAGCTTGTTTGCCATTATAGTTCCAGCATCGCCGTCACCAACGATGAGAACTCTGCTAACCATATCACTTCACCTTCTTCATCACAATCTCGTAGTATCCGTTTCTGTCGAATACTCCGACCAGCTCCTGGCCTGACTTCTGTATCCATGCAGGCGCATCCTTCTTCGTTCCTGCATCCGTGGAGTACACGGATATGACTT
This genomic window from Thermoplasma sp. Kam2015 contains:
- a CDS encoding sulfurtransferase TusA family protein, translated to VISVYSTDAGTKKDAPAWIQKSGQELVGVFDRNGYYEIVMKKVK